The Gemmatimonadota bacterium genome contains the following window.
CGGAATTGAGGCAACTGAATGACCTACAAGATCGCCGTCGTCGAGGATAACCCGGACAACCGGATGCTCGTGCAGGCCCTTCTCGAGGACACGTACGAGATCTCCGAGTACGAGACCGGGGTCGACGCGATAAACGGACTAGGAAACGACATTCCCGATCTGATTCTGCTCGACATCTCTCTCCCAGAGATGGACGGGACGGAGGTCTTGGCGTGGATACGAGATCAGGACGCGCTCAAAGACATTCCTGTGATCGCGCTCACCGCCCATGCGATGTCGGGCGACCGTGAGAAGTACCTCGCGTTGGGCTTCAACGGCTACGTCACGAAACCGATCATCGACGAGGACGTCCTCTTCGGGGCCATTGAGCGTTGCCTGCCGACGGACTGATTCCCGAGCCCGAGCCTTCGGGAGAGTCGACGACGGCCCAGAGCGAAGCGCGTGCGAGGGCTTCCCTCGGCATCAGGACGGAGGACGAGTTAGCGGGGCCCGACCGTTCCGCGCAACGGGTCACGATCTACTGCATCGTGTTCCTCTTGCTGCTCGGCGGATCACTTCTCAGGGGGAACGATTTCCTGTGGACGACGAACGCCTCCATCCACACGATGATGGAGGCGATCGCCACGTTGCTGGCGTTCATCATCGGCGCGCTGGCGTTGGTTCGCTTCTACAGCCGCAAGCGGGTCACTTTCTTGTACATCGGCACCGGCTTCATCGGTGCTGGCCTGCTGGACCTCAATCACGCGTTGCTCACCAGCGACTACTTCATGGGCTTGGACGTCAACGCCCCGAACCTGTTCGCTTGGAGCTGGACGTCCGAGCGGGTCTTCTTGTCGCTCTTCCTCGCGGTCAGCGTGCTGGCGTGGCACCAGGAAGCACGCGGCGAGACCGAACGGATCGGGGAGTTATCCGTCTTCCTGTCCGCTCTCGTGCTGACGCTGATCAACCTCCTCTTCTTCGAATACGTTCCGCTGACTCGCGCAAGCTTCCCGGGGCTCCCAATCAGCCGTCCCGCCGAGCTCCTGCCAGCCATCTTCTTCGCGTTGGCAGCCTTCGGCTTCATCTACAAAGGAGGGTGGCGTCGCGACGTTTTCGAGCACTGGCTCGTGATCTCGCTTGTGATCTCCGTGCTCTGCCACGTCTCGTTCATGGCGCGCTCAGGACAACCGCACGACGCGATGTTCGACATCGCGCATATGCTCAAGATCGCGAGCTACTTTGCGATCCTGACCGGCCTCCTCTCCAGTGTATACCTGACCTTCACACGTGAGGGACGGGTACTCGAGGCGCTCACGGACAGCAACGAGGCGCTCGCTCATGAGATCGAGGTACGCACTCAAACAGAGCAGGCGGTGAAGGAGAGCAGCGACCGCCTGCAGGATTTCCTCGACAACGCGAACGACCTGATCCAGAGCGTCGATCCGACCGGCAAGTTCCTGTACGTGAACAGCTCTTGGAAACGGGTTCTCGGGTACGCGGATGACGACCTCGACGACCTGAACTTCTTCGACATCCTGAACCCGGTGGAACGGCCGCGTCTCGAGGAAGAGTTTAGACGAGCGCTCGCGGGCGAGGCGGCCCAGCGGTTCAACGTGGAGTATGTCGCGTCCGACGGGCGTATCGTGGTCCTGTCAGGGAGCGTACAGGCACAGTACGTACGCGGCACCGCCGTCGCGACTCAGGGCATCTTCAGGGACGTTACGGAGCAGAGAATCGCCGAGCGGCAACTCGCTGAATCTCGCGCAAATTTGGGCGCGCTCGTCGAGAGCACGGGCGACACGATCTGGTCGGTGGACCGGGATCAACGACTCATCACCTTCAACTCGGCCTTCGCGCTCACGGTCGAGGCGCAATCCGGCAAGGAGCCCAAGGTGGGCGGTCTAGCCGCCGACATGCATCGGCCGGAGGACGTCGCGTGGTACCGGGACCTCTATTCGAAGACGTTGGGCGGTGAGCGTCACGTCGTGCTACGCACTGACCAGAGCGAGGGCCAGGAGCGCTACATCGAGGTGTACGCGAACCCGATTCAGGCCTTCGAGGGAGTGTCTGGCGCGGTCTTCTTCGGGAAAGACGTCACGCCTCGCGTGCGCGCCGAGGAAGCTCTGCGGGTCGCCAAGGAAGAAGCAGTCGCAGCCAACAAGGCGAAGAGCGACTTCCTCGCGAACATGAGCCACGAACTGCGCACGCCGCTCAATTCGATCATCGGATTCACGAATATCCTGCTCAAGAACAAGGGCGAGCGGCTGAACGAAAAGGACCTCGGCTTTCTCACGCGGGTGACATCCAATGGCAGACACCTGCTCGCGTTGATCAACGAGGTGCTGGA
Protein-coding sequences here:
- a CDS encoding response regulator yields the protein MPADGLIPEPEPSGESTTAQSEARARASLGIRTEDELAGPDRSAQRVTIYCIVFLLLLGGSLLRGNDFLWTTNASIHTMMEAIATLLAFIIGALALVRFYSRKRVTFLYIGTGFIGAGLLDLNHALLTSDYFMGLDVNAPNLFAWSWTSERVFLSLFLAVSVLAWHQEARGETERIGELSVFLSALVLTLINLLFFEYVPLTRASFPGLPISRPAELLPAIFFALAAFGFIYKGGWRRDVFEHWLVISLVISVLCHVSFMARSGQPHDAMFDIAHMLKIASYFAILTGLLSSVYLTFTREGRVLEALTDSNEALAHEIEVRTQTEQAVKESSDRLQDFLDNANDLIQSVDPTGKFLYVNSSWKRVLGYADDDLDDLNFFDILNPVERPRLEEEFRRALAGEAAQRFNVEYVASDGRIVVLSGSVQAQYVRGTAVATQGIFRDVTEQRIAERQLAESRANLGALVESTGDTIWSVDRDQRLITFNSAFALTVEAQSGKEPKVGGLAADMHRPEDVAWYRDLYSKTLGGERHVVLRTDQSEGQERYIEVYANPIQAFEGVSGAVFFGKDVTPRVRAEEALRVAKEEAVAANKAKSDFLANMSHELRTPLNSIIGFTNILLKNKGERLNEKDLGFLTRVTSNGRHLLALINEVLDLAKVESGRMELIIEDIDLAHLCVETVQQLEGQAKAKDGAIALIVDVPKEVALVETDSAKLKQVIINLVGNALKFTHEGSVTVRLETGSDGRTPTAISVVDTGIGIPADRLVAIFEAFQQAEAGTSRKYGGTGLGLALSRSICVLMGYELIVESEEGKGSTFKIVIGERAKPPEKADVAGSDALTETAEPTTTAQASWVAGAADSVSPGAAPGDGGVVEPKTGVAATLRDFQVLVVDDEKDSRVLMAHYLEEFGCRVITAKGGEQGIAAAHKHKPDLITLDLIMPGMTGWEVLERLKADPELKHIPVVIVSIVAGEGRGRLLGAVDLVTKPFEREDLLRVLWRNLIRKRGGRVLVVDDEADMRTKLAEYLAGLGLEAVAAADGKDALEKVRTEAPDAVILDLMMPVMDGLEFLTKLRKDPLHAGLPVFVLTDKVVTDAESEILGELASAVLLKRDAPELLGQLLGSIFNLADAAEG
- a CDS encoding response regulator, with the translated sequence MTYKIAVVEDNPDNRMLVQALLEDTYEISEYETGVDAINGLGNDIPDLILLDISLPEMDGTEVLAWIRDQDALKDIPVIALTAHAMSGDREKYLALGFNGYVTKPIIDEDVLFGAIERCLPTD